From one Dysidea avara chromosome 9, odDysAvar1.4, whole genome shotgun sequence genomic stretch:
- the LOC136266698 gene encoding uncharacterized protein isoform X2, with translation MITLMIAICLLFFQGALAGPADATSSVSQTPAPGTTSAVQPSPTEITDDFCEVNICNNNYSHCYVYSATGEQYCAPSCKLNNGGCGAMECVMVVVQCIRDPCPPAVECQQPRTTSSYSIAPTPTPSCPIRGQYYSSGGGCLPVGATCDDPNPPLLCDAFTCVCPDGQVISPDANRCINVAECPVCPARGQTYITGEFCHPHNATCNNPSPGLLCNVSRCECLFGQVLNQETNQCVDAATCVSCPIRGQYYSVGGCHAVDATCDNRNPPFLCDASLCVCPDGQVVSPDGSRCINVTECPDVCGLPPLVGDCDAAIRRYFYNRTSQRCERFIWGGCGGNSNRFTTVEECRAACEPGTTVRPSPTGITDPPCQVNNNCGENLFCYIYPETGEQYCAQSCLLNNGGCGDQQCTMLQVICFRAPCPPIVQCEPLKSSSTGATRTSVRPTATPSIDICRLQPESGLCLAYFPSYFYNSTSRMCEMFVYGGCGGNENRFSTIEDCQAACGRSVNVCELDPETGPCEANFPSFFYNATSQRCERFVYGGCQGNGNRFSTTTECQKACATDICGLQAEPGNCRASIPSYFYNAATGECEMFIYGGCGGNRNRFSDIDSCSRACSASTTPTPVLPKRNVIVITVSFTGDDLEAMVTDFAAELTTVLVNNGYEDAAIRVIDISYDDKDDVVLSVAVYSREDIVDGATIAALINDNRDNFDTSVSGAVVETSDDSGDSDGLSTGALAGIIVGCVVGLIIVLLVVVMALFYISKQSGSTSKTI, from the exons GTACTACTAGTGCTGTCCAACCATCTCCTACTGAAATAACTG ATGATTTCTGTGAAGTGAACATTTGTAACAACAACTACTCACACTGTTATGTGTATTCTGCCACTGGAGAACAATACTGTGCTCCATCGTGTAAACTGAACAATGGAGGATGTGGGGCAATGGAGTGTGTGATGGTTGTTGTACAGTGTATCAGAGATCCTTGTCCCCCAGCTGTGGAGTGCCAGCAACCCA GAACAACTTCTTCATATAGCATTGCTCCAACGCCAACAC CTTCATGTCCTATAAGAGGACAATACTATAGTTCTGGTGGTGGTTGTCTTCCTGTTGGTGCTACATGTGATGATCCTAATCCACCATTACTATGTGATGCCTTCACTTGTGTGTGTCCTGATGGACAAGTGATCAGCCCTGATGCCAACCGCTGCATTAATGTGGCAGAGTGTC CTGTGTGCCCGGCAAGAGGGCAGACATACATCACTGGTGAATTTTGCCATCCTCATAATGCAACATGTAATAATCCCAGTCCTGGGCTTCTGTGTAATGTGTCAAGATGTGAGTGCTTGTTTGGTCAAGTGCTCAACCAAGAAACTAACCAATGTGTTGATGCAGCTACTTGTG TCTCATGTCCAATAAGAGGACAGTATTACAGCGTCGGTGGTTGTCATGCTGTTGATGCAACATGTGATAATCGTAATCCACCCTTCCTGTGTGATGCATCATTATGTGTGTGTCCTGATGGACAAGTGGTCAGTCCTGATGGCAGCCGCTGCATCAACGTGACTGAATGCC CTGACGTGTGTGGTCTGCCACCACTTGTTGGAGACTGTGATGCTGCTATTCGAAGATACTTTTACAACCGCACTTCACAAAGATGTGAGAGGTTTATCTGGGGAGGCTGTGGAGGAAATAGCAACAGATTCACAACTGTAGAAGAATGTAGAGCAGCCTGTGAACCAG GTACCACTGTCCGGCCAAGTCCCACTGGTATCACAG ATCCTCCATGTCAAGTTAACAATAATTGTGGTGAGAACTTATTCTGCTACATATATCCTGAGACTGGAGAACAGTATTGTGCTCAATCTTGTCTACTGAACAATGGAGGATGTGGTGATCAGCAATGTACaatgttgcaagtaatatgtttTAGAGCACCTTGTCCCCCAATTGTACAGTGTGAGCCATTAA AGTCATCCAGCACAGGAGCAACAA GAACATCTGTTCGGCCAACTGCAACTCCAA GCATAGATATTTGCAGACTCCAGCCTGAATCTGGTCTATGTTTAGCTTACTTTCCAAGTTATTTCTACAATTCAACCTCTCGAATGTGTGAAATGTTTGTCTATGGAGGATGTGGTGGTAATGAGAACAGATTCAGTACAATTGAAGACTGCCAAGCAGCATGTGGCCGAA GTGTTAATGTTTGTGAGCTAGATCCTGAGACTGGTCCCTGCGAGGCTAATTTTCCGAGTTTTTTCTATAATGCAACTTCTCAGAGGTGCGAGCGGTTTGTCTATGGGGGTTGTCAAGGAAATGGAAACAGATTTTCTACTACCACTGAATGCCAAAAAGCTTGTG CTACTGACATATGTGGACTTCAAGCTGAACCAGGCAACTGCCGAGCTTCTATCCCAAGCTACTTTTACAATGCAGCTACTGGAGAATGTGAGATGTTTATCTATGGCGGATGCGGTGGTAACCGAAACAGGTTCAGTGATATTGACAGCTGTAGCAGGGCATGTTCAG CATCCACTACTCCAACTCCAGTTTTGCCAAAGAGAAATGTCATTGTCATCACTGTCAGTTTCACTGGAGATGACCTAGAAGCAATGGTGACTgattttgcagctgaactaacAACTGTACTTGTTAACAATGGATATGAAGATGCAGCTATTCGAGTTATTGACATTTCATATGATGATAAGGATGA CGTTGTACTGTCGGTGGCAGTATACAGCAGGGAGGATATTGTTGATGGAGCTACTATAGCTGCCTTGATCAATGACAACAGAGATAACTTTGATACTTCTGTTAGTGGTGCTGTAGTAG AAACTAGTGATGATTCTGGTGACAGTGATGGACTATCTACTGGAGCATTAGCTGGTATTATTGTTGGATGTGTTGTTGGACTGATCATTGTACTACTGGTGGTTGTGATGGCATTGTTCTACATCAGTAAACAGTCTGGATCCACTTCCAAA ACGATCTGA
- the LOC136266698 gene encoding papilin-like isoform X1: MITLMIAICLLFFQGALAGPADATSSVSQTPAPADICGLPPVTGLCNAAFHRVFYNRTAQRCETFTYGGCGGNENNFMTREECENTCGSGTTSAVQPSPTEITDDFCEVNICNNNYSHCYVYSATGEQYCAPSCKLNNGGCGAMECVMVVVQCIRDPCPPAVECQQPRTTSSYSIAPTPTPSCPIRGQYYSSGGGCLPVGATCDDPNPPLLCDAFTCVCPDGQVISPDANRCINVAECPVCPARGQTYITGEFCHPHNATCNNPSPGLLCNVSRCECLFGQVLNQETNQCVDAATCVSCPIRGQYYSVGGCHAVDATCDNRNPPFLCDASLCVCPDGQVVSPDGSRCINVTECPDVCGLPPLVGDCDAAIRRYFYNRTSQRCERFIWGGCGGNSNRFTTVEECRAACEPGTTVRPSPTGITDPPCQVNNNCGENLFCYIYPETGEQYCAQSCLLNNGGCGDQQCTMLQVICFRAPCPPIVQCEPLKSSSTGATRTSVRPTATPSIDICRLQPESGLCLAYFPSYFYNSTSRMCEMFVYGGCGGNENRFSTIEDCQAACGRSVNVCELDPETGPCEANFPSFFYNATSQRCERFVYGGCQGNGNRFSTTTECQKACATDICGLQAEPGNCRASIPSYFYNAATGECEMFIYGGCGGNRNRFSDIDSCSRACSASTTPTPVLPKRNVIVITVSFTGDDLEAMVTDFAAELTTVLVNNGYEDAAIRVIDISYDDKDDVVLSVAVYSREDIVDGATIAALINDNRDNFDTSVSGAVVETSDDSGDSDGLSTGALAGIIVGCVVGLIIVLLVVVMALFYISKQSGSTSKTI, encoded by the exons CTGATATTTGTGGCCTACCACCAGTCACTGGGCTGTGTAATGCGGCTTTCCATCGGGTTTTTTACAACCGCACTGCTCAAAGATGTGAAACATTTACCTATGGAGGTTGTGGAGGAAACGAGAACAATTTCATGACCAGAGAAGAGTGTGAGAACACTTGTGGATCAG GTACTACTAGTGCTGTCCAACCATCTCCTACTGAAATAACTG ATGATTTCTGTGAAGTGAACATTTGTAACAACAACTACTCACACTGTTATGTGTATTCTGCCACTGGAGAACAATACTGTGCTCCATCGTGTAAACTGAACAATGGAGGATGTGGGGCAATGGAGTGTGTGATGGTTGTTGTACAGTGTATCAGAGATCCTTGTCCCCCAGCTGTGGAGTGCCAGCAACCCA GAACAACTTCTTCATATAGCATTGCTCCAACGCCAACAC CTTCATGTCCTATAAGAGGACAATACTATAGTTCTGGTGGTGGTTGTCTTCCTGTTGGTGCTACATGTGATGATCCTAATCCACCATTACTATGTGATGCCTTCACTTGTGTGTGTCCTGATGGACAAGTGATCAGCCCTGATGCCAACCGCTGCATTAATGTGGCAGAGTGTC CTGTGTGCCCGGCAAGAGGGCAGACATACATCACTGGTGAATTTTGCCATCCTCATAATGCAACATGTAATAATCCCAGTCCTGGGCTTCTGTGTAATGTGTCAAGATGTGAGTGCTTGTTTGGTCAAGTGCTCAACCAAGAAACTAACCAATGTGTTGATGCAGCTACTTGTG TCTCATGTCCAATAAGAGGACAGTATTACAGCGTCGGTGGTTGTCATGCTGTTGATGCAACATGTGATAATCGTAATCCACCCTTCCTGTGTGATGCATCATTATGTGTGTGTCCTGATGGACAAGTGGTCAGTCCTGATGGCAGCCGCTGCATCAACGTGACTGAATGCC CTGACGTGTGTGGTCTGCCACCACTTGTTGGAGACTGTGATGCTGCTATTCGAAGATACTTTTACAACCGCACTTCACAAAGATGTGAGAGGTTTATCTGGGGAGGCTGTGGAGGAAATAGCAACAGATTCACAACTGTAGAAGAATGTAGAGCAGCCTGTGAACCAG GTACCACTGTCCGGCCAAGTCCCACTGGTATCACAG ATCCTCCATGTCAAGTTAACAATAATTGTGGTGAGAACTTATTCTGCTACATATATCCTGAGACTGGAGAACAGTATTGTGCTCAATCTTGTCTACTGAACAATGGAGGATGTGGTGATCAGCAATGTACaatgttgcaagtaatatgtttTAGAGCACCTTGTCCCCCAATTGTACAGTGTGAGCCATTAA AGTCATCCAGCACAGGAGCAACAA GAACATCTGTTCGGCCAACTGCAACTCCAA GCATAGATATTTGCAGACTCCAGCCTGAATCTGGTCTATGTTTAGCTTACTTTCCAAGTTATTTCTACAATTCAACCTCTCGAATGTGTGAAATGTTTGTCTATGGAGGATGTGGTGGTAATGAGAACAGATTCAGTACAATTGAAGACTGCCAAGCAGCATGTGGCCGAA GTGTTAATGTTTGTGAGCTAGATCCTGAGACTGGTCCCTGCGAGGCTAATTTTCCGAGTTTTTTCTATAATGCAACTTCTCAGAGGTGCGAGCGGTTTGTCTATGGGGGTTGTCAAGGAAATGGAAACAGATTTTCTACTACCACTGAATGCCAAAAAGCTTGTG CTACTGACATATGTGGACTTCAAGCTGAACCAGGCAACTGCCGAGCTTCTATCCCAAGCTACTTTTACAATGCAGCTACTGGAGAATGTGAGATGTTTATCTATGGCGGATGCGGTGGTAACCGAAACAGGTTCAGTGATATTGACAGCTGTAGCAGGGCATGTTCAG CATCCACTACTCCAACTCCAGTTTTGCCAAAGAGAAATGTCATTGTCATCACTGTCAGTTTCACTGGAGATGACCTAGAAGCAATGGTGACTgattttgcagctgaactaacAACTGTACTTGTTAACAATGGATATGAAGATGCAGCTATTCGAGTTATTGACATTTCATATGATGATAAGGATGA CGTTGTACTGTCGGTGGCAGTATACAGCAGGGAGGATATTGTTGATGGAGCTACTATAGCTGCCTTGATCAATGACAACAGAGATAACTTTGATACTTCTGTTAGTGGTGCTGTAGTAG AAACTAGTGATGATTCTGGTGACAGTGATGGACTATCTACTGGAGCATTAGCTGGTATTATTGTTGGATGTGTTGTTGGACTGATCATTGTACTACTGGTGGTTGTGATGGCATTGTTCTACATCAGTAAACAGTCTGGATCCACTTCCAAA ACGATCTGA
- the LOC136266697 gene encoding uncharacterized protein isoform X1, protein MPGGHKLKLSSVKSYRKKRKERLAKKTTSTVAATLPSTDPATLPSTGPATLPSTGPATLPSTGPATLPSTGPATLPSTGPATLPSTGPATLPSTGPATLPSTGPATLPSTDPATPQSSTIAATLPSTLRTEDVAASSLRVSVPLISYTCSETKSLDELHSRLMKNGVCSGWQVVEANLNCLALAKMKLVPSPYVVASVQIYSNFNYSVTIEGHSISLAKLGAAVCSKISCISDALLLLRTIDQLHMCEGNLCSEFTEVVQHNEGKFLGTDRKTVVANIATVDGKQTIRHHECYIVVSEGTIRCSKCAAHRKSLQSAVSRLTSKAKTVPSPSSHVDTSPSSHTNLDYLTSSETSLRVRTLQGRYKASKKVISRLQEKVKQLTETQGLTVEQSLHDDLVTVMDQHESEITKQHEESSFQMLFWKQQREALKKGKGIRWHPLVIKWCLYLHHCSSKAYKVLRNSKCLHLPSERTLQDYTHFNTTGAGFSAATDNQLREYARLSATPNHKNNVGLLFDEMHIKEGLVFSKNTGNLVGFVNLGDVNNDFIRYANSEADGESSLPLAKSVLFIMVRGLTSKLTFPYAQFPVDSIKGSQLYPLFWEAVHRLECMSFKVFTCTCDGATSNRRLYHLLTKSEPEKHKVRNKYSKEERYIYLICDPPHLLKTIRNCFSSRPLWRCGKYISWQHVVSLYRRTTGAGTGVSLVPKLKYEHLHLTSFSKMRVDLAAQVLSGTVSSAMKLTGEDARATADFIDYIDKFFDSLNVDNLNEGTRTRKKFQEPYYLKDDFRLKWLSDDFTSYMNTWKTSVEAREGYTAQQKQRNLLSELTMEGIQITVSSFVEFVPLILSQPGVTYFLSEKLCQDPLEKFFGLQRQRGKSNDNPLLNEVQKNTQALRVVGDINVKSIAGNCRGKKRDAIFTETNVQLQKRKKSRKT, encoded by the exons ATGCCAGGGGGGCACAAGCTGAAGCTTTCAAGTGTGAAGAGTTACAGAAAAAAGAGAAAAGAAAGGCTAGCAAAGAAGACGACATCGACTGTTGCTGCTACATTACCATCAACCGATCCTGCAACATTACCATCAACCGGTCCTGCAACATTACCATCAACCGGTCCTGCAACATTACCATCAACCGGTCCTGCAACATTACCATCAACCGGTCCTGCAACATTACCATCAACCGGTCCTGCAACATTACCATCAACCGGTCCTGCAACATTACCATCAACCGGTCCTGCAACATTACCATCAACCGGTCCTGCAACATTACCGTCAACTGATCCTGCAACACCACAATCATCAACTATTGCTGCAACATTACCATCAACATTGCGTACAGAAGATGTTGCAGCATCAAGCCTAAGGGTATCAGTGCCACTCATTTCATACACTTGCAGTGAAACTAAAAGTTTGGATGAACTACACAGCCGTTTAATGAAGAATGGAGTGTGTTCAGGTTGGCAAGTAGTTGAAGCAAATTTGAATTGTCTTGCTTTGGCTAAAATGAAGCTTGTGCCTTCCCCTTATGTTGTTGCGTCAGTCCAGatatattcaaatttcaattatAGTGTCACCATTGAAGGACATTCCATTAGTCTGGCTAAGCTAGGAGCAGCTGTGTGTTCCAAAATTTCTTGTATCAGTGATGCTTTATTGCTGCTTAGAACAATTGACCAATTGCACATGTGTGAAGGGAACTTATGTTCAGAATTTACAGAAGTCGTTCAGCATAATGAGGGAAAATTCCTTGGGACTGATC GGAAAACTGTGGTAGCAAATATTGCAACAGTTGATGGGAAGCAAACTATCAGGCACCATGAATGCTACATTGTTGTCAGTGAAGGCACAATAAGGTGCAGCAAGTGTGCTGCTCATCGCAAATCTCTACAGTCAGCTGTTTCCAGACTCACTTCAAAAGCAAAGACTGTTCCTTCACCCAGTTCACATGTTGATACCTCACCTAGCAGCCATACAAACTTAGACTATTTGACATCATCCGAAACATCACTCAGAGTGCGCACATTGCAAGGCAGGTATAAAGCTAGCAAAAAAGTTATCAGCCGTCTCCAAGAGAAAGTAAAACAGCTCACTGAAACGCAAGGACTTACAGTTGAACAATCGTTGCATGATGATTTGGTCACAGTGATGGATCAACATGAAAGTGAGATCACTAAGCAACATGAGGAATCATCATTCCAGATGCTGTTTTGGAAGCAACAACGGGAAGCTTTGAAGAAAGGCAAAGGCATTCGATGGCACCCTCTTGTAATTAAATGGTGTTTGTATCTTCACCATTGCAGCAGTAAAGCCTATAAGGTGTTGAGAAATTCGAAATGTTTACATCTGCCCTCAGAACGCACTTTACAGGACTATACCCATTTCAACACTACTGGTGCAGGCTTCTCAGCTGCTACAGACAATCAGCTAAGGGAGTACGCAAGGCTCAGTGCAACtccaaatcacaaaaataatgtTGGATTGCTGTTTGATGAAATGCATATAAAGGAGGGGTTGGTGTTCAGCAAAAACACTGGTAATTTAGTTGGTTTTGTAAACTTGGGAGATGTTAACAATGATTTTATACGTTATGCTAATTCTGAGGCAGATGGTGAGAGCAGCTTACCTTTGGCTAAGTCTGTGTTGTTTATCATGGTCAGAGGCTTGACTTCCAAATTAACATTTCCATATGCTCAATTTCCAGTGGATTCCATCAAAGGATCACAGTTGTACCCACTATTCTGGGAGGCAGTTCATCGACTTGAATGCATGAGTTTTAAAGTGTTCACCTGTACATGTGATGGTGCTACCTCAAATCGACGACTTTATCATCTGCTCACCAAATCAGAGCCTGAGAAGCACAAAGTGCGTAATAAATATAGCAAGGAAGAACGAtatatttatctgatttgtGACCCGCCCCACCTCCTTAAAACAATCCGTAACTGTTTTTCATCTAGACCACTATGG cgTTGTGGAAAGTACATCAGCTGGCAGCATGTAGTGAGCCTCTATCGTCGTACAACAGGAGCAGGTACAGGAGTTTCGTTGGTGCCAAAGCTTAAGTATGAGCACCTTCACCTCACTTCTTTTTCTAAGATGCGAGTTGACCTTGCTGCGCAG GTACTCAGTGGGACTGTATCCAGTGCAATGAAGTTAACAGGAGAAGATGCCCGCGCTACAGCTGACTTCATTGATTATATCGATAAATTTTTTGACTCTCTAAATGTGGACAATCTTAATGAAGGCACACGGACAAGGAAGAAATTTCAGGAACCATACTATCTCAAGGATGATTTTCGGTTGAAG TGGTTAAGTGATGATTTTACCTCGTACATGAACACGTGGAAAACATCTGTGGAGGCACGAGAGGGCTACACTGCTCAGCAAAAGCAGCGAAATCTGTTGAGTGAACTCACAATGGAGGGTATCCAGATTACAG TGTCATCATTTGTAGAGTTTGTACCATTAATTCTGAGTCAACCAGGTGTGACCTATTTTCTAAGTGAGAAATTATGTCAAGATCCCCTCGAGAAGTTTTTCGGACTCCAGAGGCAACGAGGGAAATCAAATGATAATCCTTTGCTCAACGAAGTGCAGAAGAACACTCAAGCTCTACGCGTGGTTGGTGACATCAATGTCAAGTCTATTGCTGGAAACTGCAGAGGCAAAAAAAGAGATGCTATTTTTACAGAGACTAATGTACAATTGCAGAAACGCAAGAAGTCTCGGAAAACATAA
- the LOC136266697 gene encoding uncharacterized protein isoform X2, whose protein sequence is MPGGHKLKLSSVKSYRKKRKERLAKKTTSTVAATLPSTDPATLPSTGPATLPSTGPATLPSTGPATLPSTGPATLPSTGPATLPSTGPATLPSTGPATLPSTGPATLPSTDPATPQSSTIAATLPSTLRTEDVAASSLRVSVPLISYTCSETKSLDELHSRLMKNGVCSGWQVVEANLNCLALAKMKLVPSPYVVASVQIYSNFNYSVTIEGHSISLAKLGAAVCSKISCISDALLLLRTIDQLHMCEGNLCSEFTEVVQHNEGKFLGTDRKTVVANIATVDGKQTIRHHECYIVVSEGTIRCSKCAAHRKSLQSAVSRLTSKAKTVPSPSSHVDTSPSSHTNLDYLTSSETSLRVRTLQGRYKASKKVISRLQEKVKQLTETQGLTVEQSLHDDLVTVMDQHESEITKQHEESSFQMLFWKQQREALKKGKGIRWHPLVIKWCLYLHHCSSKAYKVLRNSKCLHLPSERTLQDYTHFNTTGAGFSAATDNQLREYARLSATPNHKNNVGLLFDEMHIKEGLVFSKNTGNLVGFVNLGDVNNDFIRYANSEADGESSLPLAKSVLFIMVRGLTSKLTFPYAQFPVDSIKGSQLYPLFWEAVHRLECMSFKVFTCTCDGATSNRRLYHLLTKSEPEKHKVRNKYSKEERYIYLICDPPHLLKTIRNCFSSRPLWRCGKYISWQHVVSLYRRTTGAGTGVSLVPKLKYEHLHLTSFSKMRVDLAAQVLSGTVSSAMKLTGEDARATADFIDYIDKFFDSLNVDNLNEGTRTRKKFQEPYYLKDDFRLKWLSDDFTSYMNTWKTSVEAREGYTAQQKQRNLLSELTMEGIQITEFVPLILSQPGVTYFLSEKLCQDPLEKFFGLQRQRGKSNDNPLLNEVQKNTQALRVVGDINVKSIAGNCRGKKRDAIFTETNVQLQKRKKSRKT, encoded by the exons ATGCCAGGGGGGCACAAGCTGAAGCTTTCAAGTGTGAAGAGTTACAGAAAAAAGAGAAAAGAAAGGCTAGCAAAGAAGACGACATCGACTGTTGCTGCTACATTACCATCAACCGATCCTGCAACATTACCATCAACCGGTCCTGCAACATTACCATCAACCGGTCCTGCAACATTACCATCAACCGGTCCTGCAACATTACCATCAACCGGTCCTGCAACATTACCATCAACCGGTCCTGCAACATTACCATCAACCGGTCCTGCAACATTACCATCAACCGGTCCTGCAACATTACCATCAACCGGTCCTGCAACATTACCGTCAACTGATCCTGCAACACCACAATCATCAACTATTGCTGCAACATTACCATCAACATTGCGTACAGAAGATGTTGCAGCATCAAGCCTAAGGGTATCAGTGCCACTCATTTCATACACTTGCAGTGAAACTAAAAGTTTGGATGAACTACACAGCCGTTTAATGAAGAATGGAGTGTGTTCAGGTTGGCAAGTAGTTGAAGCAAATTTGAATTGTCTTGCTTTGGCTAAAATGAAGCTTGTGCCTTCCCCTTATGTTGTTGCGTCAGTCCAGatatattcaaatttcaattatAGTGTCACCATTGAAGGACATTCCATTAGTCTGGCTAAGCTAGGAGCAGCTGTGTGTTCCAAAATTTCTTGTATCAGTGATGCTTTATTGCTGCTTAGAACAATTGACCAATTGCACATGTGTGAAGGGAACTTATGTTCAGAATTTACAGAAGTCGTTCAGCATAATGAGGGAAAATTCCTTGGGACTGATC GGAAAACTGTGGTAGCAAATATTGCAACAGTTGATGGGAAGCAAACTATCAGGCACCATGAATGCTACATTGTTGTCAGTGAAGGCACAATAAGGTGCAGCAAGTGTGCTGCTCATCGCAAATCTCTACAGTCAGCTGTTTCCAGACTCACTTCAAAAGCAAAGACTGTTCCTTCACCCAGTTCACATGTTGATACCTCACCTAGCAGCCATACAAACTTAGACTATTTGACATCATCCGAAACATCACTCAGAGTGCGCACATTGCAAGGCAGGTATAAAGCTAGCAAAAAAGTTATCAGCCGTCTCCAAGAGAAAGTAAAACAGCTCACTGAAACGCAAGGACTTACAGTTGAACAATCGTTGCATGATGATTTGGTCACAGTGATGGATCAACATGAAAGTGAGATCACTAAGCAACATGAGGAATCATCATTCCAGATGCTGTTTTGGAAGCAACAACGGGAAGCTTTGAAGAAAGGCAAAGGCATTCGATGGCACCCTCTTGTAATTAAATGGTGTTTGTATCTTCACCATTGCAGCAGTAAAGCCTATAAGGTGTTGAGAAATTCGAAATGTTTACATCTGCCCTCAGAACGCACTTTACAGGACTATACCCATTTCAACACTACTGGTGCAGGCTTCTCAGCTGCTACAGACAATCAGCTAAGGGAGTACGCAAGGCTCAGTGCAACtccaaatcacaaaaataatgtTGGATTGCTGTTTGATGAAATGCATATAAAGGAGGGGTTGGTGTTCAGCAAAAACACTGGTAATTTAGTTGGTTTTGTAAACTTGGGAGATGTTAACAATGATTTTATACGTTATGCTAATTCTGAGGCAGATGGTGAGAGCAGCTTACCTTTGGCTAAGTCTGTGTTGTTTATCATGGTCAGAGGCTTGACTTCCAAATTAACATTTCCATATGCTCAATTTCCAGTGGATTCCATCAAAGGATCACAGTTGTACCCACTATTCTGGGAGGCAGTTCATCGACTTGAATGCATGAGTTTTAAAGTGTTCACCTGTACATGTGATGGTGCTACCTCAAATCGACGACTTTATCATCTGCTCACCAAATCAGAGCCTGAGAAGCACAAAGTGCGTAATAAATATAGCAAGGAAGAACGAtatatttatctgatttgtGACCCGCCCCACCTCCTTAAAACAATCCGTAACTGTTTTTCATCTAGACCACTATGG cgTTGTGGAAAGTACATCAGCTGGCAGCATGTAGTGAGCCTCTATCGTCGTACAACAGGAGCAGGTACAGGAGTTTCGTTGGTGCCAAAGCTTAAGTATGAGCACCTTCACCTCACTTCTTTTTCTAAGATGCGAGTTGACCTTGCTGCGCAG GTACTCAGTGGGACTGTATCCAGTGCAATGAAGTTAACAGGAGAAGATGCCCGCGCTACAGCTGACTTCATTGATTATATCGATAAATTTTTTGACTCTCTAAATGTGGACAATCTTAATGAAGGCACACGGACAAGGAAGAAATTTCAGGAACCATACTATCTCAAGGATGATTTTCGGTTGAAG TGGTTAAGTGATGATTTTACCTCGTACATGAACACGTGGAAAACATCTGTGGAGGCACGAGAGGGCTACACTGCTCAGCAAAAGCAGCGAAATCTGTTGAGTGAACTCACAATGGAGGGTATCCAGATTACAG AGTTTGTACCATTAATTCTGAGTCAACCAGGTGTGACCTATTTTCTAAGTGAGAAATTATGTCAAGATCCCCTCGAGAAGTTTTTCGGACTCCAGAGGCAACGAGGGAAATCAAATGATAATCCTTTGCTCAACGAAGTGCAGAAGAACACTCAAGCTCTACGCGTGGTTGGTGACATCAATGTCAAGTCTATTGCTGGAAACTGCAGAGGCAAAAAAAGAGATGCTATTTTTACAGAGACTAATGTACAATTGCAGAAACGCAAGAAGTCTCGGAAAACATAA